In the Setaria italica strain Yugu1 chromosome VI, Setaria_italica_v2.0, whole genome shotgun sequence genome, one interval contains:
- the LOC101752894 gene encoding putative germin-like protein 12-4: MASSNFFLLTVLLALAASGAIASDPSPLQDFCVADKDTHVRVNGLPCKDVKDVKVDDFFLAANLDKPGDTTKSKVKSNVTLINAMKLPGLNTLGISMARIDYAPQGQNPPHTHPRATEILTVLEGSLYVGFVTSNPDNKFFSKMLNKGDVFVFPQGLIHFQFNPSYDKPAVAIAALSSQNPGAITISNAVFGSKPPIADDVLAKAFQVDKKVVDWLQAQFWEDNHN; this comes from the exons ATGGCCTCCTCCAACTTCTTTCTTCTCACCGTTCTTCTCGCCTTGGCCGCTTCCGGTGCCATAGCATCGGATCCCAGTCCTCTCCAGGACTTCTGTGTCGCCGACAAAGACACGCATG TACGTGTCAACGGGTTGCCCTGCAAGGATGTGAAGGATGTTAAGGTCGATGACTTCTTCCTAGCAGCCAACCTTGACAAGCCTGGGGACACGACGAAGAGCAAGGTCAAGTCCAACGTCACGTTGATCAATGCGATGAAGCTCCCAGGTCTCAACACCCTCGGCATCTCCATGGCGAGGATTGACTATGCTCCTCAAGGACAGAACCCTCCACACACTCACCCCCGTGCCACGGAGATCCTAACAGTTCTTGAAGGTTCACTCTACGTTGGTTTTGTCACGTCTAACCCGGACAACAAGTTTTTCAGTAAGATGCTCAACAAGGGAGACGTTTTTGTGTTCCCGCAAGGCCTGATCCACTTTCAGTTCAATCCAAGTTATGACAAGCCAGCGGTTGCCATCGCGGCACTAAGCAGCCAGAACCCTGGGGCTATTACCATTTCTAATGCAGTGTTTGGGTCGAAACCACCGATTGCGGATGATGTTCTTGCCAAGGCGTTTCAGGTGGACAAGAAGGTTGTGGATTGGCTCCAAGCTCAGTTTTGGGAGGACAACCACAACTAA
- the LOC101752483 gene encoding putative germin-like protein 12-4 — protein MASSNLLLHFVLLALIAYGAMASDPGPLQDFCVADKYSPVRVNGLPCKDVKDVKVDDFFLAANLDKPGDTTKSKVKSNVTLINAMKLPGLNTLGISMARIDYAPQGQNPPHTHPRATEILTVLEGSLYVGFVTSNPDNKFFSKMLNKGDVFVFPQGLIHFQFNPSYDKPAVAIAALSSQNPGAITISNAVFGSKPPIADDVLAKAFQVDKKVVDWLQAQFWEDNHN, from the exons ATGGCCTCCTCCAACTTGCTTCTTCACTTTGTTCTTCTTGCCTTGATCGCTTATGGGGCCATGGCTTCGGATCCCGGTCCTCTCCAGGACTTCTGCGTCGCAGACAAATACTCGCCTG TACGTGTCAACGGGTTACCCTGCAAGGATGTGAAGGATGTTAAGGTCGATGACTTCTTCCTAGCAGCCAACCTTGACAAGCCTGGGGACACGACGAAGAGCAAGGTCAAGTCCAACGTCACGTTGATCAATGCGATGAAGCTCCCAGGTCTCAACACCCTCGGCATCTCCATGGCAAGGATTGACTATGCTCCTCAAGGACAGAACCCTCCACACACTCACCCCCGTGCCACGGAGATCCTAACAGTTCTTGAAGGTTCACTCTACGTTGGTTTTGTCACGTCTAACCCGGACAACAAGTTTTTCAGTAAGATGCTCAACAAGGGAGATGTTTTTGTGTTCCCGCAAGGCCTGATCCACTTTCAGTTCAATCCAAGTTATGACAAGCCAGCAGTTGCCATCGCGGCACTAAGCAGCCAGAACCCTGGGGCTATTACCATTTCTAATGCAGTGTTTGGATCGAAACCACCGATTGCGGATGATGTTCTTGCCAAGGCGTTTCAGGTGGACAAGAAGGTTGTGGATTGGCTCCAAGCTCAGTTTTGGGAGGACAACCACAACTAA